One window of the Actinacidiphila yeochonensis CN732 genome contains the following:
- a CDS encoding NUDIX hydrolase, whose product MSSSTTDQTARRAARRARRTRPECDLAARVAAVETPMLTEMAAATFHLERLATTAGTPQEEVAAYGERDVDPERHRTYVLEAADRIRRALDQLTAPYADPDATIRYTADVVVLAAGHVLLIERGWDPHKGHWALPGGHVSIGESALDASTRELEEETGIVVSTADLRPVGSYDTPGRDPRGRYVTAAFTATLPELVEPTAGDDAAAARWWPLADLPDLAFDHAEIVADATASRTA is encoded by the coding sequence GTGAGCAGCAGCACCACCGATCAGACCGCCCGCCGCGCAGCCCGCCGGGCCCGCCGTACCCGCCCCGAATGCGACCTGGCCGCCAGGGTCGCCGCCGTCGAGACGCCCATGCTCACCGAGATGGCCGCCGCCACCTTCCACCTGGAGCGCCTGGCCACCACCGCGGGCACTCCGCAGGAGGAGGTCGCCGCCTACGGCGAGCGCGACGTCGACCCGGAGCGGCACCGCACGTACGTCCTCGAGGCCGCCGACCGCATCCGCCGCGCCCTGGACCAGCTCACCGCGCCCTACGCCGACCCCGACGCGACGATCCGCTACACCGCCGACGTCGTCGTGCTCGCCGCCGGCCACGTCCTGCTGATCGAACGCGGCTGGGACCCGCACAAGGGCCACTGGGCACTGCCCGGCGGTCACGTCAGCATCGGGGAGTCCGCGCTGGACGCCTCCACCCGCGAGCTGGAGGAGGAGACCGGGATCGTCGTCTCCACCGCCGATCTGCGGCCGGTCGGCAGCTACGACACCCCCGGCCGTGACCCGCGCGGCCGGTACGTCACGGCCGCCTTCACCGCGACCCTGCCCGAACTGGTGGAGCCGACCGCCGGGGACGACGCAGCCGCCGCCCGCTGGTGGCCCCTGGCCGACCTCCCGGACCTCGCGTTCGACCACGCCGAGATCGTCGCCGACGCCACCGCCTCCCGAACTGCCTGA
- a CDS encoding RRQRL motif-containing zinc-binding protein — protein MAAAELVDVDPNDPGDGSLPVFPWKQAGYGGLATRRQLREKGLRPGGQEPVARIECRGGKRFAWLYDVSKALPIRPMTLAKEIALDRAMAKRQTCPDCGRRYYHCIPLKSLGCCLECHDGTPADPGSYTLPRHQLAA, from the coding sequence GTGGCCGCCGCTGAACTGGTCGACGTCGACCCCAACGACCCCGGCGACGGCTCCCTACCGGTCTTCCCCTGGAAGCAGGCCGGCTACGGGGGTCTCGCAACCCGCCGCCAGCTGCGGGAGAAGGGGTTGCGCCCGGGCGGCCAGGAGCCGGTCGCCCGGATCGAGTGCCGCGGCGGGAAGCGCTTCGCGTGGCTCTACGACGTCAGCAAGGCACTGCCGATACGGCCGATGACCCTGGCCAAGGAGATCGCGCTCGATCGGGCCATGGCCAAGCGGCAGACGTGCCCGGACTGCGGGCGCCGCTACTACCACTGCATCCCCTTGAAGTCCTTGGGCTGCTGCCTGGAATGCCACGACGGCACCCCGGCCGACCCCGGCAGCTACACCCTCCCCCGCCACCAGCTGGCGGCCTGA
- a CDS encoding RapZ C-terminal domain-containing protein: MPDIKLVSFGFLHGAPPVADLTFDLRPYRDPHVSPELRELTAHDQIVVDTVLATPGITEVIESVTRAAAFELITGDTDVTIAIGCSGGRHRAPVVAEQVYQDLREQDWPVDLVHRDLQLPVVHR, from the coding sequence GTGCCCGACATCAAGCTCGTCAGTTTCGGCTTCCTGCACGGCGCCCCGCCGGTCGCCGACCTGACCTTCGACTTACGGCCCTACCGCGACCCGCACGTCAGCCCCGAGCTGCGCGAGCTCACCGCCCACGACCAGATCGTGGTCGACACCGTGCTGGCCACCCCCGGCATCACCGAGGTCATCGAGAGCGTCACCCGCGCCGCGGCGTTCGAGCTCATCACCGGCGACACCGACGTCACCATCGCCATCGGCTGCTCCGGCGGCCGGCACCGCGCGCCCGTCGTCGCCGAACAGGTCTACCAGGACCTGCGCGAGCAGGACTGGCCGGTGGACCTGGTCCACCGCGACCTCCAGCTCCCCGTCGTCCACCGCTGA
- a CDS encoding Pycsar system effector family protein: protein MTTTAPMPAAPPDVDAALDRAITDTDAQISRTDNKASLLLAFDGAALAGLASVADTPLPILGTLAGAAAIGALAVSAVLLLLVVRPHLRDDDHGSFPYWSTLTGDDQVRAAVTSSSKETRVRALSGIALRKYTQLQRAVDVSLAALALLALAAAGAAW, encoded by the coding sequence ATGACCACCACCGCCCCCATGCCCGCAGCGCCGCCGGACGTCGATGCCGCCCTGGACCGCGCGATCACCGACACCGACGCGCAGATCAGCCGCACCGACAACAAGGCCTCGCTGCTGCTCGCCTTCGACGGCGCGGCCCTGGCCGGCCTCGCCTCCGTCGCCGACACCCCGCTGCCGATCCTCGGCACGCTGGCCGGCGCCGCCGCGATCGGCGCCCTGGCCGTCTCCGCCGTGCTGCTGCTCCTGGTGGTCCGCCCGCACCTGCGCGACGACGACCACGGCAGCTTCCCGTACTGGTCGACGCTCACCGGCGACGACCAGGTCCGCGCGGCCGTCACCAGCAGCTCCAAGGAGACCCGCGTGCGGGCCCTGTCCGGGATCGCGCTGCGCAAGTACACGCAGCTGCAGCGCGCCGTCGACGTCAGCCTGGCCGCGCTCGCCCTGCTCGCCCTGGCCGCCGCCGGCGCGGCCTGGTGA